The region TCCCGTCGTGATGAAGGTCGCCTCCAGAAAAATCGTTCACAAAAGCGATGCTGGAGGGGTCATTCTTGGAATTGATAGCGAGGAGGCAGTGAGGGAGGCGTTCAGAAAGCTTATGTCCATTGACGGAGCGGAGGGAGTAACAGTCCAGGAGACTCTGAGTGGGATCGAGTTTATTGTTGGTGGCGGGGAGAATGAGCATTTTGGAAGTTATGTGATGTTCGGACTTGGAGGGATTTTTGCAGAGGTTTTGAGGGATGTCTCCTACCGGCTTGCACCACTGAGCAGAAAAGATGCGGAGGAGATGATCAGGGAGATAAGAGGATACAGGGTGCTTGAGGGATACAGGGGTTTCAGGGCGGATGTGGACTCAATTGCCGAGCTTCTTGTGAACGTGAGCAGACTCGTGGAGGATGAAGAAATCCTTGAGCTTGACCTGAATCCGGTCTTTGCCAGTGAAAGTGGTTGTTATGTGGCAGATGCGAGAATGGTCGTCGGGAAGAGGGGAGACTTTTCATACTCTCTTGAGGACATAGGCTTCCTTTTCAATCCGGAAAGCGTAGCAGTTATCGGCGCATCGAGGCACGTGGGAAAGCCGGGATACAACATTTTGTGGAACATGAAACAGCACGGATTCCGCGGAAAGATCTATCCCGTGAACCCAAACGCAAAGGAGATTCTTGGCTTTAAGTGCTACCCCTCGGTGCTTGATATCCCCGATAATGTGGATGTTGCCATAATCGGTGTTCCCGCGAGAATAGTTCCCAGGATAATGCGGGAATGCGCTGAAAAGGGAATTAAGGGTGTGGTGATCGTAAGCTCGGGATTCAGCGAGGAGAGTGAGGAGGGAAGGGAGCTTGAGAGAGAAGTCCTCGAGATTGCGAGAAGTGCCGGAATAAGAATCTTCGGTCCAAACACAACCGGAGTCCTCAACACGGACAACGGGTTCATAACGACGTTTGCTCTTCTTCCCGTGGTCAGAGCTGGAAGGATTGGAGTTATTGCCCAGACAGGACTTTTCCTCGGGGTAATGATGGAAATGGTCGTCTCCAACCATCCCAGCATAGGCTTCAGCAAGGTCATCGGCATGGGGAACAAGGCAGACGTTGAGGACTACGAGGTTCTGAATTACCTTCTCTCCGATGAGAAAACGGACGTTGTCGGAATGTACATAGAGGGTTTGAGGAACGGAAGGGCTTTTTTTGATGTTGCAAGGAATGCAGACAAGCCGGTGGTGGTTTTCAAGAGCGGAAGGACTGAGTACGGGAAAAAAGCCGCTCTCAGCCATACAGCATCCATGACAGGAGATGATGATATCTTCAATGCCGCTGTAAAGCAGGCAAATATGGTTAGAGTATACAGCTTCGACGAACTATTCAACGTTTCTAAAGCACTGTCCCTGCAGCCCCTGCCGAAGGGTAAAAACGTGGCTGTCGTACATTACACCGGCTCTGGATGCGTCCAGGCTGCTGATACCGTGTATCTGAACAACCTGAATCTCGCAAAGCTTGGGGAGAAGACTGTCAGAAAGATAAGGCGGGTAACCCCTGAGTGGCATCAGGTGAACAACCCTGTCGACATCTGGCCCATGGTCGAGTACCATGGCTCTCACAACGCATACAATACTGTGATTGAGGCTCTGATGACTGATCAGAATGTCGACTCGCTGATCGTTGCAATATTTGCCAGCGGGTTTGGCGGTCTTGGAGAGAACTACAGGCCCGACTTCAAGTGGATAAAGTCCTACGGGAAGCCGGTTTACTTTGTTATCGAAGGCAGAAGAGACATAGTGTTTGAGCTGAAAAACGAATACGAGATCAACGGAATTCCCGTGTATCCAAACGCCATCACTGCTGTAGAAGTTCTCGGGAAGGTTACACAGTATGCTCTTAGGAGATCATCCCTCCAGTGATTTCTTCATTTCTTTGACATTTTTTATTAATTCAGAGATGGCTTTTGCCAGGTCTCCGTTAAACAGAATCCTGACTGAGCTTTCTTTACTTGTCACTGCAAATTCAACAAGCTCATCGCCCGCTTCACCCCTCACCGAGCTGATCTCAAGCCTGTCCATCTCGCTGCACCACGTAAAGTAGGTTTCAGGGCTGCTGGACTTCAGTTCTATTGATATGAATGGTATGTTCCAGTCATCTCCCCTTTCAAGCTCTTTTGCATAGCTGTGCAGCCTCTCCCTGACTATCAGACATTTCACAGCTTTTCAAGGAATGGGTTTTAAAAAAGGCTTACTGGGTTTTGTGACGGTTTTCATTCCAGGGGTGAGAAAACTTTTATTCTGGACAATTCAACACCTCCAGATGCTGCACTACGTCCTGCTTTTTGCGGGTGTCCTTGCAGTCTCAACAGCCTCCATATTTGCAGTCCTCGCAAATGCTCCCGGAATAGCTGCGAGTTTCTGGAGGTTTCTGATCTCGGGAATTGTGATGGGAACATATTACAGAACGTTTGGCTTCAGAAAAGATGTGCTCAGGTATTCTGCCATTGCCGGGCTTGCTCTTGCTCTCCACATGGTTTCATGGATAGAATCGCTTTTTCGTGCATCTGTTGCTCTCAGCACAGCTATCGTGTGCACACACTCCATATTTTCAGGGATTTTTGCATCGTTTGCGGGAGAGAAGTTCAGATTGCGTGAAGTTGCCGGCATTTTTGTGGCACTGGTGGGAATCTTCCTTCTCAGCGGGGCGGACACGTATGCAGAACCTGCTGGCATAGTTCTTGCCTTCATTGGAGCAATATCCGGCGGACTGTATTTTTCCCTTGCACGATTCTCTCAGTCCGTCAGCTTCCACGATTATGTCGTCTCCACGTACATCATGGCGGCCGTCTTCTCAGGCCTGGCGGCCTTTATTTTAGGAGTAAGTCTAACTGATTATTCGACAGAAACGTTTTCCTATTTTGTTCTCCTGGCGATAATCCCCATGAGTTTCGGACACACGATTCTGAACTACCTCATAAGACGGATGAAGGTTGTCGTTGTAACGGGGAGCGTGCTGGGAGAAGTGGCGGGATCGGCACTGCTGGCGGCTGTTTTTCTTGGCCAGGTGCTAACACCTCTGGCCTATCTGTATCTGCTGATAATACTGGTGGGAATTTACCTCACAATGGGGTAGAAGTTAAAAAATTACATTTCCGGTCCTTTTTATCTGTTCCTGGTTTCTGAGCCATTCGCTTCTCCACTTCATGAAACACTGCTTGCTGCAGAAATTTCTGGGCTTGTTCACGCAGCAGGTTTTGAATGACAGCGGTTTTCCTGTTATCAGTTTCCCGCAGTTATCGCACCGCAATGCCTTTGAGCCCTCAATTTCCATTGGCATGATTGATCTTTTAACAGAGTTTAATTTAAATATCTTTCCAGACCATTTTTCAGGATCAGGGACTCGATTACCTGCATGTGGTAGCCCTTATCGGGATTTTCGAACTGAATCCATATCACCATGTCTTCGTAGCTGAAGAAGTAATGGGTTTCACTACCCTTGTACGTTCTGTATGCCTTTATATCTCCGATTTTAACTATTTCTGGTTCTGAAAAGTACAGGTGGACCTTCTCGGCCATTTTTTCTGTCAGATTTCTGGCTTCTTCTTTGCTGTTAGTCCATGCCACCCAGACCCTTATCTGTCCCTTGCCTTCGAGATCAAGAATTGCAGCGTTTACAATGCTGAAATTGCCGAGATGGATTGATTTTGTCATTCTGATTGCGTCCTCGCCTTTCACGATGTTGACAACCCTGAAATCATTCTGGCTTTGAAGCCCCAAGTACCCATGGGCTGCGATAAAAATGCCGATTATTATAAGCAGCACTCCCAACAGGTATGTTCTGCGCAGTTCGACCATGCGAGGGGTTTGCTTGAATGGCTTAAAAATTCTCCCATGGATTCTGGAATTCAAACTTGACTTTCAGGCATTTTTCTGTTCAGTTTACGGGCTCAATTCTGGATGGCGATGCGAAAGATTTACAAGGTGCGGCGCATAGTATCGGTATGGTTAGCTGGGTCATTGAGGCCGTTGCTCTAGCCGTGACTTTCACAGTAAACCTCCCGTTCGGTTACTGGAGAAGGGTCACGAGAAAGCTCTCTAAGGAGTGGTTTCTGGCTGTCCATTCTCCCGTGCCACTTGTTTTCCTGACAAGACTCTTCGCAGGCGTATCGCTCACCCACGTACCACTTTTTGTTGCGTCCTTTTTCCTCGGGCAGTTTACTGGAGGAAGGCTGAGAGGCGTGCTTGAGCAGAAATACGAAAGGCTGAGCAGGTGTCTGGTGGTCGATCTGGGCAGGATAATGAGGGGTACTTTTTGACTTTTCACCATCTACTAACATCGATGCCGTCCTGTCTATTCTGGCCAAAACTTAATATATCATTAAAAATAATAACCGATTGAATGTATGTCCTGACAATAGATATGCTGCAGTACGACTGTCCGTTCGTAAACACGTCCGATGACCTGGACGTTTTTTACTTCGGGACCTACTGGGATTTTTCACCCTCATCCTTCATCATTCGTGGATACATAATTTCAAAAGATTCTGATGAGCTTCAAAATGCCATTCAGGCACTTCAGACTCAGCCAAAGTTTCACAGACTCGATTTTCTCTCGAAGGAAAGAAACAAAGCCTCTGTGAGAGTTGAAATAGATTACACCGATGCAATGAAGGCCATAAGAAAAAACCGGGGGTACATAGTTGGACCGTTCCACGTAAGAAATGGTAGTGAACTCTGGCAGGTTGGCTTTGACACAAAGGATGATGTTGAAAACGCTTTGAGAGACCTCGAGGAGAACAATCAGTTTGTTATCCGGAATCAGAATCGGATAACTGTTGAGGACTTTTCGAGGATCATAAGCTATTCGTCGGTTCTGGCGGACCTCATGAGGGCGATCGATGAACTGACTCTGACGGAGAAGTCAATCCTCAAAGCTGCAATTCGCCACGGGTTTTACGAAGACCCCCGAAAAATCAACATAACGAAACTTGCCAGGGAATTCGGAATATCCAAGGCAGGAATCTCCAAGAACATAAGGCGGGCCGAAAAGAAGGTTCTATCTCACATAGAAAGGATTATCTCCATCAGGCATGAGTGAAGCGATTTAGCCGGTTTTGTGAACTGTATGGCCAGTTTGCCGGGATTTCAAAGCCCGGTATTCTGTGAACATGTTAACTTCACATTTTAAATCATGTCAATTTTAACTGAACCCTGGAGGTGGTAGAAATCGCTTTGAGGGGTAGGCTTATGGTTTTTAATGGAGCAGTGATGCTGCTGATTCTGGTAGCTGCGTTTGCAAACTCATGGCAGCTCCTTGGATATCTCGTCGGATTGAGTCTGTCACTGTGGCTTGTGATAGGTGCGATGAGGGAGAATGAATTCGGGCCAGCACTGCCACTTGGAATAACGCTGTTCATCTTCTGGGGAATTTGCATTACCCTGATATTCAAATACTGGGCCGAATTCAGAGGTAAGTTTCCGGAGTTCACCATTGCAGGGATGCATCCCGGGTTCTTCGTGCTGTTCCCGCTGATGTGGTTGCTGCTGTTCATTCCGGGAACGCTCAGCTATGCTCTGCTGTTTGACAGGTGGATTCTCAGTGAGGAAACCTGGAACGAGTTTAAGATGAAGGTTAAAGGTTCAGGAGGCGAGGGAAATGAGTGATCCGGTTACAGTTGCCGTTGTTATTGGTTACTTTGTGCTGACATTCGCTATAGGGGTTTATGCTGTTAAGCGGGTGAAGACAGCGGAACACTACTTCGGTGCGAGCAAACTGTTCGGAGCTTTCGTAACGTCCATAGCTGCCTTCGCGTCCATAATGAGTGGTTTTGGTTTCGTTGGCGGGCCGGGGCTTGTTTACGCTCTTGGAGCCACATCTCTCTGGATAACTCTCGCCGCCCCGGTGAGCTTTGGACTCGGGTGGTTCATTATAGGCAAGAGAGTGAGGCTGATAGCTGAAACTCGAACGATTGCAACACTGCCCGACCTTGCAGCGGCAAGGTTCAAGAGCGATGCGGTCAGGGGTTTGCTGGCAATCGGTCTGGTTCTCGGAGTTATAGCATACCTCGGGACACAGGTCATGGCAGGAGGTTATGTTGTTTCCGGCCTCCTTGGCGTTAACCTCGAAACGGCCATCATAATCATCTTCGGAATAACCATGGTCTACACGGCAGTGGCGGGGATGGCAGCCAGCATTCTCACAGACTTCTTCCAGGGATTGATAATGGTCGTTGCGGCCATCGGTGTGCTGATATTTGCCCTGACGATGACCGGCGGGACTGAAGGTCTTTTCACGACGATCGGTCAGAAGGATCCCACCCTGATCGACCCCCTCGGAAGGGGAACCTGGGTCCTCGTTTTGATGTGGTTCTTTGTCTTTGCACTCGGCGGACTTGGCCAGCCGCATCTTGCAACCAAGTTTTATGCCCTGAAAAGTCACAGGGACCTGAAATGGGGGGCGCTGATCAGCGGTGGCAGCTACATGCTCTCCAGCCTTCTCTGGATATTTGTCGGCTATGCTGCTCTCTGGCTTGTGATCGGCGGACAAATTCCGGCTCTTCAGAAACCGGATCAGGCTGCCATAGCATTTCTCGGACAGCTACCAACGTGGATGAGTGCGCTGGTTTACGCCGGTCTTCTTGCAGCGATAATGTCCACGGCAAGCGGCTTCATTGCAATCGGCACGGCAGCAATCGTCCGAGACCTTCCCATGGCTTTTGGAAAGGAGCTTGATATTTCAAAGCAGATGTGGTGGGGAAGGGTTGTAACCGTGCTTCTCTCGGTATTTGCGGTTGTCCTGGGGTATTACGGAAAGTACCTGGTGGCCATACTTGGCGCTTTAGGCTGGGGATACTTCGCCTCTGCAACACTGCCACTTCTGGCAGTTGGCCTGAACTGGAAGAGGGCAACGAGAGAAGGAGCGATAGCGAGTCTTTCGGTGGCGCTTCTGCTGAACATAGGCTTCCTGTTCTACGAGAAGGTCCTCGGAATGAAGCTTCCGTATGCCATGCCAAGCTACGGTGTGAGCATAATTGTGGCACTGCTGGTCATGATTGCTGTGTCTCTCTTCACGAAGGGTGCTGCTGAGGATGACCTCGATCCGGACATCAGGGCCGCAATTGAGGCCTAATTTCTATTTTTTTTCAGGATGGCTGAGCGACCACGCATCCCGGCAAATCTATCTGATGCTGTTACAAGCAGGAACGGAATCATGATGCCGAGAACCACGCCCATCAAATGGCCCAGAATATTCACGACCTTTCCATTTGATGCCAAATTTTCGGGGAACATGGAGCTGAGGAAGAAGAGATAAACCATTGCCAGTCCGAATCCTGCTGCAATTCTCTTTTTCCCCTCTCTGTTTCCAGCATGCCTGGCTGCAATCACGTAAAATGGCAGCATGGCAATGAGCAACAGTCCCGCGGAGAATGCGTTCAGCAGCCCCAGGTATGTTGAGACAAAGTAATACAGTGTGACCAGCATGAGGAACAGGTAAGAATAGGGGATATCAGTCTTATCGATGGAAATCAACAGAGCGCCACCGTATCCGAACATACCAATCACAGCCCCAGCAACATCAGAAAACCCGTAAATGCTTCCACTACCGCCATAACTCTTTACAGCCCACAGAGAATAGACTGAAGAGATGACGGGAACCAGCACGAGAATCAGGGGCAGCGAGAATCTGAAAACCCTTCCGTAACCGAGGTGGCTGTAGAGCAGCAGTGAGGTGAACCCAAATGCCAAATAGTGGGCAAGATTTCCGGCGAGATGTTCCCACTCGTAGTGAACGAAATTCGTGGTGTAAATTGATAAAATGGAGTAATTCTCCGTGTTTAGTGTCAGTACGACTTTGACTCCGTCGGGCAGGTAAAATACTGCCAGACACGCAAGAGCTGGAAGCAGAAGTATAAAAGCGTCAGGAATGATCTCCCTGTACCTCATGGCGATTCATTCTCTCAGATACTGCCCCCCAACAGGCACAAACCTCTTCGGCTTTACCGGCTTATCGTATTTCTTAATGTCTTCAAGCTCTATAGCCATCCAGAGCTTTTTCTTTTCTTTACCTCTGCTTTTCCATCCGGATCTCCACCTTTCCTGGGACTTCAGATACTCTTTGAGCTCCTTCCTCGTCAGAAAAATTCTATCCCCATAAATCTCGAAGAACTTCATCGGATCTTCCTGCAGGAGAATCATTTTGATTTTAGCCTCACCAACAAACCCCGTATCCTCGTGGGATTGATAAAAAACGAACTTCATTCCCGGTTTGAGCTGCTTCCACACGGTTGCAGGTTTAACAAACACGTCCTTACCATCCCTGAAAAAGCGGTCCATGAACCGCTTAGGAATTGGGTAGGTTACGCCCACAATTTTCTCCATGCTCTCACCCCATTTTTATTCCTCAAGGTCTTTATTAAATTTCTCTCTGAAGATGGCTTTGGCCATGTCCGAAAACTCCGGGAATTCGTGGATGAAGATGTGGAAGAGTTCCCTCGCACAGAACTCGCAGCCACCGTCCGCTCTGGCAAGAATTTCGAGAACCTTTTTTGCTTCACCTGTGTTCATGTATTATCCATATCAAGTCAATCTTTCATAACTTTTGGCATAGAGCGTTATTCCTTCTTTCAAACATTCTTTATGAATCCCGTTTTTTTCAGCCTTTAGCAGCTCCTTACTCATAGGCTTTGGCATCTCCTGCCTTCCTTCTTTGCAGCTTCGATCCATAACTCAATGGCAGTCTTGATCTCCCTCAAAGCCTCCTCCTCAGTCTCGCCAAAGGCAGAGCAGCCCGGCAGCTCGGGAACTACAGCGATGTAACCCTCATCCTCCTCGCTGTAGAATATCCCAATCGTATATTCGTGCGTGCTCATACCTTCACTTTGAACCTGCTCGCATTGAGGATGGTTATGCCCACGAGCTTATCATCTCTGAATCTCAGCAGAATACCTTCATCAGTAACTTCAGTATCTGTGGCTTTCTGAAGTCTTTCAAAACTGATATACAGAACATCGGCTTCTCTATCATAATCCACATGGAATCTTCCTGTAGGAAATTCCAGAAGCACTGGTATTGCGTCAACAATCTTTTTCACTTCTTCTGCCATACTGCACCTCTCCTCATCAATTTATCCACTTTCTTAGTTATGAAAGCCGTAATTATATGTACATCGCTTTTCGCGATGGCACGCCGTGCTTCGCACGAGCGAAACCATCGTTCTCAAGTTCCCTGTAATCTGTAACCAGATACTTGCCGTTTTGGATAACTGCTATTCCTATCATTTTGCCACACTCACGATTAGCTCGTAATCCTCCCCTGGAATCTCCCTCATCGCCTTGCCCATCAGGTGCCCGCTCCACTTTTTCTTGTTGGTGATGAACCTCAGCTTTGGAATCAGGGGTTTGAATTCAACAGGCTTATCGAAGATTTTTACCGGTTTGAGCTTGATTCTCAGAGGGAAAGTTTCATTTCCCATGCCTTTTGGAGACTTGAAAATCCTGTTCGAATCTTTGAAAACTTCGGAAACAGCTTCATAAACAGCTACAATTCTCGGTTCTTTGATTTCGTCTTTATTTTTCTCCTGTTTCAGGTAGATGAGCAGCTTATCTCCCGGTTTTACCTTGGCTATGGTGTTTTTGTGCCTCTCAGGAACGCCCCAGATGTTTTTCTGCCTGATAACTTTCCAGTTATCTTCGTTGGTTATGCAGAGCCAGCAGGTCATGTTATCACCATCATATTATTTTCGAGATTAATAGATAAACCTTGCCTGAGATTCATTCAGGAGTTTCTCCATTCTTTCAACAAACTCAAATGCTATGCTGAGAGCAGATTTTGCTTCTTCCCTGGTTGCGAAGTAAGATACATCGTACTGATCTACATGCCTCGTTTCCCTCAGTCTGTCAAACAGATCAATCCACTCCCTTTCAAGTAATGGAGTTCAAAGGTAGGAGCCCTTCCGGACTTCCCCTTTATTGCCTCCTCGCTAATCTCCTCTACCGGGATGAATTCTTCAATCAGCAGTCTCATCGGATCACCTATCTCAGATTTTCAACATCTGAGATGAATGTAATGCCCTCATTCCTGCAGGCTTCTTCGTAATCAGTATCGAGACTCGCCAGTGCATCCAGTTCGTAGTGCTTGCAGGCTGCCAAAATTAGAGCATCATTTGGGAGCAACCCGTATTTTTGGACGAAATCATTTGAAATGCTCACGACCTCTCTATTGATCTCCAAAAAGTTCAAAGCTTTAAAGCTGGGTATATCAGCTCTACAAACTTCTTTCCAGCAGGCTGCTTGCCTTCTTGTTTCCTTCAAAATGCTCTATGAAGATGTTACTGTCCAAAAATACCTTCATATATTTCAGCCTCAAGCTCATGCCAAGATTTTTCTGTTTTGAGCACACCTTTGGTTTTTTTCAGAGTTTCAAGTCTTTTTATCGTATCTTCTACCTTCCTTCTCAGAATTTTCTCGATTTCTTTTTCAGAGCCTTCAAGCTCCCTTGGTATCCTCGCCTTAATTGTTATCTCACCCATTTCCAGCGCCTGTTTAACATAAGCTTTTAACCTTAAAAATTATTTGACTTAAAATCTGAATCGAAGCAAATTTTCATCTTCCTAAGGCTGAGTGAATACAGGTGGAATTATAAACAAAGCACTCCTGCAAGAGATCTACAGCGAAATATGGAAGATACGGGAAAAAACTCAAAGAGCTTATGATATCCGTGGAAAAAAGTTTCTGAGGAAGAACTTCAGGAAATCAGGAAGCTGAAAAAAAGAATCACTGAAAGGAGTATAATATTAATTGAGAGTAGATAAAGTAAGCAAATATTAAAAGCTTAAGAATTCCTTAAAATTTAAAAATTTAAGATAAAAGTATATTGTATATTGAGTTCAGACTATCTACAACCTTTTTTAGCTCCTGCCCACCAATTAATTTTATTCCATTTGCTCTGGCAAGCTCAATTGCGGGTTTAGTGTAATTGCTGGTTGTAATGATCATCCCTTTATCGGTACCATAATATTTTATTGCAGCAACAATCTCCTGAACTGCCTTGTTACCGACTTTTCTTTTTTCACTATATCTTTTCACTTGAACAGCTATTTTCAAACCGCCTTTGGAAATTATTAAATCAGCTCCCTGATCTCCTGTATGTTTTGTTTTTTCAACGTCAAATCCCAAACTCGCAAATATGCTTCCAATCAGCGTTTCGAAGTCGTGCCCACTCATTTTGGTTAGTTCTACCCAACATATTGGCAGAGCATTTTTTGACGCATCATTCTCGCTTATTTTGTTCATTGAATTGGACTCAAGCTCGCTCTCATACCTTTGTAATCGCATGTTTTCAATAATTTCTACAATCTTGGCATATATCTGTCTTTCTTCCAATTGGATATTGTATTCCTGTAGAACTCTTGTGAGATACTTCAGACTTTCTCCAATAATCTCTTTCAAATACTGTGCATTTATTTGTGTATCAACATCAGAAATGGCAAAATCAATCTCATCTGCAATATTTTCATCATATTGGAGAAATAAC is a window of Geoglobus acetivorans DNA encoding:
- a CDS encoding acetate--CoA ligase family protein, which translates into the protein MKYIPEHEAKEILENYGIKSSKTVFCVSEDEAVRAARQIGFPVVMKVASRKIVHKSDAGGVILGIDSEEAVREAFRKLMSIDGAEGVTVQETLSGIEFIVGGGENEHFGSYVMFGLGGIFAEVLRDVSYRLAPLSRKDAEEMIREIRGYRVLEGYRGFRADVDSIAELLVNVSRLVEDEEILELDLNPVFASESGCYVADARMVVGKRGDFSYSLEDIGFLFNPESVAVIGASRHVGKPGYNILWNMKQHGFRGKIYPVNPNAKEILGFKCYPSVLDIPDNVDVAIIGVPARIVPRIMRECAEKGIKGVVIVSSGFSEESEEGRELEREVLEIARSAGIRIFGPNTTGVLNTDNGFITTFALLPVVRAGRIGVIAQTGLFLGVMMEMVVSNHPSIGFSKVIGMGNKADVEDYEVLNYLLSDEKTDVVGMYIEGLRNGRAFFDVARNADKPVVVFKSGRTEYGKKAALSHTASMTGDDDIFNAAVKQANMVRVYSFDELFNVSKALSLQPLPKGKNVAVVHYTGSGCVQAADTVYLNNLNLAKLGEKTVRKIRRVTPEWHQVNNPVDIWPMVEYHGSHNAYNTVIEALMTDQNVDSLIVAIFASGFGGLGENYRPDFKWIKSYGKPVYFVIEGRRDIVFELKNEYEINGIPVYPNAITAVEVLGKVTQYALRRSSLQ
- a CDS encoding EamA family transporter produces the protein MLHYVLLFAGVLAVSTASIFAVLANAPGIAASFWRFLISGIVMGTYYRTFGFRKDVLRYSAIAGLALALHMVSWIESLFRASVALSTAIVCTHSIFSGIFASFAGEKFRLREVAGIFVALVGIFLLSGADTYAEPAGIVLAFIGAISGGLYFSLARFSQSVSFHDYVVSTYIMAAVFSGLAAFILGVSLTDYSTETFSYFVLLAIIPMSFGHTILNYLIRRMKVVVVTGSVLGEVAGSALLAAVFLGQVLTPLAYLYLLIILVGIYLTMG
- a CDS encoding helix-turn-helix domain-containing protein, whose amino-acid sequence is MYVLTIDMLQYDCPFVNTSDDLDVFYFGTYWDFSPSSFIIRGYIISKDSDELQNAIQALQTQPKFHRLDFLSKERNKASVRVEIDYTDAMKAIRKNRGYIVGPFHVRNGSELWQVGFDTKDDVENALRDLEENNQFVIRNQNRITVEDFSRIISYSSVLADLMRAIDELTLTEKSILKAAIRHGFYEDPRKINITKLAREFGISKAGISKNIRRAEKKVLSHIERIISIRHE
- a CDS encoding sodium:solute symporter family transporter, with protein sequence MSDPVTVAVVIGYFVLTFAIGVYAVKRVKTAEHYFGASKLFGAFVTSIAAFASIMSGFGFVGGPGLVYALGATSLWITLAAPVSFGLGWFIIGKRVRLIAETRTIATLPDLAAARFKSDAVRGLLAIGLVLGVIAYLGTQVMAGGYVVSGLLGVNLETAIIIIFGITMVYTAVAGMAASILTDFFQGLIMVVAAIGVLIFALTMTGGTEGLFTTIGQKDPTLIDPLGRGTWVLVLMWFFVFALGGLGQPHLATKFYALKSHRDLKWGALISGGSYMLSSLLWIFVGYAALWLVIGGQIPALQKPDQAAIAFLGQLPTWMSALVYAGLLAAIMSTASGFIAIGTAAIVRDLPMAFGKELDISKQMWWGRVVTVLLSVFAVVLGYYGKYLVAILGALGWGYFASATLPLLAVGLNWKRATREGAIASLSVALLLNIGFLFYEKVLGMKLPYAMPSYGVSIIVALLVMIAVSLFTKGAAEDDLDPDIRAAIEA
- a CDS encoding DUF365 domain-containing protein — its product is MEKIVGVTYPIPKRFMDRFFRDGKDVFVKPATVWKQLKPGMKFVFYQSHEDTGFVGEAKIKMILLQEDPMKFFEIYGDRIFLTRKELKEYLKSQERWRSGWKSRGKEKKKLWMAIELEDIKKYDKPVKPKRFVPVGGQYLRE
- a CDS encoding type II toxin-antitoxin system HicB family antitoxin, which produces MSTHEYTIGIFYSEEDEGYIAVVPELPGCSAFGETEEEALREIKTAIELWIEAAKKEGRRCQSL
- a CDS encoding DUF2283 domain-containing protein, whose product is MAEEVKKIVDAIPVLLEFPTGRFHVDYDREADVLYISFERLQKATDTEVTDEGILLRFRDDKLVGITILNASRFKVKV
- a CDS encoding EVE domain-containing protein → MTCWLCITNEDNWKVIRQKNIWGVPERHKNTIAKVKPGDKLLIYLKQEKNKDEIKEPRIVAVYEAVSEVFKDSNRIFKSPKGMGNETFPLRIKLKPVKIFDKPVEFKPLIPKLRFITNKKKWSGHLMGKAMREIPGEDYELIVSVAK
- a CDS encoding PIN domain-containing protein, producing MEINREVVSISNDFVQKYGLLPNDALILAACKHYELDALASLDTDYEEACRNEGITFISDVENLR
- a CDS encoding restriction endonuclease, encoding MGFKLFFWGDDNSEKGSDEIQKLLKDDRAYKYISNLIKEAEKWVNKYRQFPTFDILDDYIDYDDIEKVSYILNNRYGYKLSGEDLEEYLVQELEKIGYEKFKEWIKLKNPRDENEIIRLFLQYDENIADEIDFAISDVDTQINAQYLKEIIGESLKYLTRVLQEYNIQLEERQIYAKIVEIIENMRLQRYESELESNSMNKISENDASKNALPICWVELTKMSGHDFETLIGSIFASLGFDVEKTKHTGDQGADLIISKGGLKIAVQVKRYSEKRKVGNKAVQEIVAAIKYYGTDKGMIITTSNYTKPAIELARANGIKLIGGQELKKVVDSLNSIYNILLS